A stretch of DNA from Cryptomeria japonica chromosome 4, Sugi_1.0, whole genome shotgun sequence:
CAAAACTCCAGAGGAAGATCCAACAATCTAACCCAAACAAGAGCTTGTACAAAAAAagattcatttaggtccatctCAGACGACCACTTTTGCAGTGCAAGCGTAGATTTTCCAATCAACCAAGGACCATCACAAAGCACCCTCGACATGGCTTCCTCACATGAAAAGGCCATCGACAATGCACCTTTGGACATGACAGTgatctccacttgacctttaagTGACCATTTACGTTTAGCAAATGCCCTGACAACATCAATATTCTGCCTCGAGCCTAAATTTTTTCCAACCAGAGTCAATGCCATAAGGTTAATGTTGTGCTCAGTCACTGGGTCTGGAAATTCAATCACAAATCTACCATTTTCTGGTTCTGAGATATTACAAACTGGAGGGAGTGAGGACTTTCCACTCAGTTTGACACCAAATAGAGACATCCACGACCGACTGATGTCCTTTCAAGTAGCTCCCTGCCTTGGGCTATCTCCAGCACGTGATTCTCCCGTCCCCGCATCAGGATCAAGAGGCTTGTCTCTAGCTTGTGGGTCCCCATCTGCTGGGTCCTTTCCATTCGGCTCAGAGGAATTAGGGCAGTCCTGAGATTCATCCTTTCCGCCCCCCTACTTCGCTTATCCATTGCAGGGTTTCCCGCCCTGTCTGAAGTTCAAATTCAAAGTCGCTCCCTTCTCTACTCCCGCATCCCTCCATTTCTTCAACATAAAATAGTATTTATGAGGCACACATCAACAACATAAGATCACCACATAACAtaagatttacatggagaaacccccGCAGGAAAAAAACTCCACCAAAAAGACATGCCAAATATGGATTAACAATAACAAATGTGATTATATTATAATCACTTCCATTATCATCTCTGCCTCCAACATAGAAGCACTTATGTTCCTACGAACAACCTCCTTTTACCTCGTATATGTCCTTGCTCTTGCAAAGAAACTCTACATTCAACTATATCACATAATTCTACAtccaaaggctgaatttatagaatgaCATGAGGTtcaaaaccaccaataaagatgTCCAAATAAGGttcttcattcctcatgaccacaaCCCTTGGAATTCCTCtacaaaaattgaaaagaaataggttttggctccaatactttccctccaaTTTGGGTGCAAATTATTGCAAgatataaacattacattaaatgtaataaatgatggAATACCAAGAGACACCTATTGCCTCTTGCATGCACCCACTTGGAGAAGCCTAAAGGTTACTAATTTTTCTACTTACTAAATCATTAATTATCTTATTCTAGGCATCCACATgtggggaaaacaatattaaataattgcaCATTCACAACCCACCTTTACTGCTACTAGTGCAACACATCACcgcttatgaatgtattacaaacaagtgagaattaaatattataaattattttctcaATACACACTATGTGCCTTTGGACACTTTCCAGGGATGTTGGATCCTTGcaataggatttacaaggtagatggtaCCTTAATCAAAAGATATCCATGTCCTTAACTTCTCGTGGTTTGCATTGGGGTCAATGTGACCCCCAACACAAGGGATTTGATCCCTATCCATCCCTCTAAGTGGATTTGTAGCTTCTGATGAGAGATGAGACAATCAAGTACCCTATAGTGTAGTTGGTCAACTCACTAATGACCATTCACTTAAGGTGTTACCTATATCTAATAAGTGAAAATAACATTTTACACATTGAGATGCACCACAACTATATTATGAGGTTTACATGGTTCTTTATGTACTTATTCTTCATTATAAGCTCTCCTTTTCTTACATTCCAGAGATGGTTATGCAAACAAAGACATCCATTGTTGCAATGTTGTTGGCCCTAAGGCTCACTTGCTCTTAGCGGAATCCATCTGACTATCTAAATGGTATAGCTAATAGTCCATTGACATAATATGATCCTTGTATATTATCAATCTCAAGTATCGATAAGCTTATCTATAAATGAGTCATAAAATTTATCCATGAGTGCTTATCATGGGTTAGCCAATGTATTAGAGGTATATGGCCTCAATCTATGCCCTCATAGGGTCCTAACTCCATTTGTTGCCATAAAAGTTATCACCTGTACTTGTATTAGCACTATGATTGGAAACAAATTCCTAATTTGAGAATTAGTTTCCAAGCCTAACCCCTGTATGGCTCATCTATATAGCTCTAATAGTGGCAGGATGAAAATAAAGTTGTTCACCTATTTTTTCCTAGATACTTTTAGTGAATACTCAGATGATGTGAAGCATACAACCATACCAAGGAAGAAGGGAATTACAAATAGACACTTGCTACTCATTCTCATAGGCTAGATTGCTATCGCATGCCACATGACCTAAATACAATATAGTTGTTCTAAATTTAATTACATTGTTAGTTGGCTAGCTAGAGTGTGATGCATGAGCTAAAGAGAGAACTTGCTTTTCCCAAAGCCCCAAGGTGAATATAAAGTTAACCCATTCTTTTTTTAACAATCTATTTGGTAAACTCCTCCCACTTCCAGTCTTAATTTAGTAATTCCCACATTATTTTTACCCATATTGACTATACCCTTCTATCCCTATATcgatttcattatttatttcacaGTTTTACCTTCTTAACAACAAGTACTCACATATTTGTGATATTTAATTTTACCACAAGGAGTTACATAATTTATTCCTCTATCTCCTCAAGCAATATTTTCAAATGAATAAACAAGGTTCTTACAGTTTTAGTTTAAGGTTCATGTCATGCTAATATTTTAAAGACAAGAAAACCTAAATGATTTTTTTGACACATCGTAATAGCATCATTTTCCTCGTGAAAGTAGACCTTGGAATAATTAAACATGCAAATAGGCAATTCAGTTGTGGGATACTACTACTCCACTCGTAGTGACATGCTTAGAAAACTAAAGAAAAACTCACACTCCACTAAGAAGACAAATCCTAATTAAACAATTCTATACACAACTACCATTTCCAAGAGTACACCAATTTGTTCAAGCTTGATGAAGCATAAATTAACTAAATACATAAATGATTCTAGTTAGTCATGAATTAAAGGCCGACAAAATCATTTGAAATTTATACCTTTGCTATTTAATGATTCATTTAGTATCGTTATATATATTTACCTATTACTTGTAATGTGATATTTAAATCTAGGTAATCATTAGATGATACAAAATTTAGGCTATGATAATTATTTTTATCTCTCTATCTTTGCATTGAATTGTTATCActaatattatgtaatcatttaatTACCTTCCCTATGACACCTTATTCAATTTAACCTTCAAGGTTATACTGTTAATAATACACATGAAAGTAAGAGAAGCCTTCAAGATCTTAGACCCATTACTATATGAGATGATAACTAAATTTATTTCCACTAATTATTTGGAATGAAAGAATTCATTATAGACAAGGGTCAAATTAAATTAGCTTAACTTCTTAATCTCCCAATTAGTCAAAATGACCTTAAATTCTTAAATttcaattttatatattaaataatctAGTATTGTCATCATAACACTTTGTGTGCTTATGAGATAAATTGATTTAATATATAGCTCGAAGGTTTCTACTTATGAATCAAATATGTGATCAATTTTGTTTAGGAATCTAACATTCAAAATGAAGTAGTAACCTTCTTTTCAACCTTGCTTGCAATAAACTGGCTCAATAAGATCTTGAAGTTAACCAAAAAAGACAACATCTCTTATTAGCCATCCCTTCTCTAATTAGTTAGTAAGACAATTTTCAGCTACTAAAGTGTGTCTCAATGGAagaattgaaataattcattttcTCATTGTCTTCAAATAATGCTCTAGGCCTTGttggatttatgacaatttttttcaaaaatgctgggatTTTCTTATGTGTAAATTTGTTGCAGGCCTTGGAGGAATAAAAAAAATCAGGGAACATACTCAAAGAGTTTAATATGACAAGTATAGAAATCATCCCAAATTTGAAGAGACCAAACACCTTTTCTAATTTTAGACCAATCTCCCTTTGCAACACACTATAATTTTTCTACCAAACCAATATAGTTGAGATTACTTCACTATATCAATAGGATAATCTCAGAGGAGCAAGGAGGATTTGTTTCCAGAAGAGAAATTACAAAAGGTGCTCTATTTTCTCATAAAATGTTACATGCTATCCAATCAAACAAGTGTAATATCCACCCTTAGaccatcacaattttttttttaacattgattAACAACTTCATCGACCAAGCTACCTCTATCTCAATTAGAATTGTTGGTATCTAACTCCTTcaatcttcacgatggcgacaaatcaacaatacaatatatatttatatacttatGATTGAAGTATTAGCCTCGCATGATCAGAGTCATCCATTGACCCAAACAATGGCCTTGAAGATTCATGTGTAATGGGCCAACCTACTTATGCTCTCGTGGAAAGTTAGAGGCTCTCAGTTCTAACCCAAGAGACTACTCTCTCCTCTTGATGAGATATTGATCTCACTCTAATCCTAGCAATTAATTTTGTAAACCTATTAACTTAGCCTTATTGCAAGGAGAGATACACATTGCCATCAAGTATTCGTTTCATATCCAAGAGTACCTGATAGTTGGTGTTCAATGTGGACATATACACACAAGGGTCATAACACATCTCCTACATGGTGATTATCACAAACACATATACACAAGGGAATATTTCCTAGACATTACAAGTTCACATGATGGCTAGCTCCAACATACATCACATACCTAATGAGTAGCTCACACATACATGACATAACCATTAGTGATTTTCTCATATAGGCATTACATATGATGATGAATGTCTCATATATATACATCAAAAGATATAAGGGATTGGCTCATTTACAAGATTCACGGATAACTGACTGGTTCATATTCATGCATCACAAGTTAATAGTGATTGGCTCCTGTACAAACACCACATATAATAGCAACTGGCTCCTATAGGTATCACAGAGACAACATGATTGATTCATCCTCAATGGCTAACTATCTCCTATCCATAGTGCATCCTAGATAGAGAAGGAATGTCGGTGCATTGCATAGTACACTGTGGGTCCCATTCTTCTCTGTGGTCATTTGCACCAATAGTTTTAGGTAGAGGATTTAGTGCATCCCATACTACACTGTGTGTCCATCCTCAAGCCAAAAGTGTCAAGTATACCATCAAACAACCAAGAAGAGGATTCAGTGCATCCCATACTACACCATGGGTCCATCCTTAGTCCCAAGGATTTCCACAAGAAGTGAAC
This window harbors:
- the LOC131855840 gene encoding uncharacterized protein LOC131855840, translating into MDKRSRGAERMNLRTALIPLSRMERTQQMGTHKLETSLLILMRGRENHVLEIAQGRELLERTSVGRGYPVTEHNINLMALTLVGKNLGSRQNIDVVRAFAKRKWSLKGQVEITVMSKGALSMAFSCEEAMSRVLCDGPWLIGKSTLALQKWSSEMDLNESFFVQALVWVRLLDLPLEFWVEDVFKGIASSFGELLFMDPIIVARRRLTFVRISVGVMQGMDMPLSIEINSRLGKWVQPMQYESVPFACFHYKKSGHTARKCPLQAINEKEKKDKTTQWRAKNPTKQSNIAKK